TTGCAAAAAGGCTACAGCGTGGTAGGTCTGGACAACATGAACGACTACTATGACACAAGGCTAAAGGAGTATAGGCTATCACTTCTCAAGAGGTATGAGAATTTTACCTTCTACCTCGTAGATATAGAAAACAAGGAGTCTCTAAAAGAGGTTTTCAAAAAACACTCCTTTGACTGCGTAATAAACGAGGCGGCGAGGGCTGGAGTGCGTTATTCCATAGAAAACCCTTATGTTTACTTTACCACGAACACCATAGGCACTTTGAACCTGCTTGAGCTATGCAAAGACTTTGGTATTAAGAAGTTCGTATTGGCTTCCACATCTTCTCTCTATGCAGGACAAAAGATGCCCTTTAGAGAAGACCTGCCTGTTAATACACCCATATCTCCCTACGCTGCTTCAAAGAAGTCCGCAGAAGTGCTCTGCTACACTTACCACTACCTTTATGGTATAGATGTGTCAATTGTTCGCTACTTTACCGTTTACGGTCCTGCAGGCAGACCAGATATGAGTATATTTAGGTTCATAAAATGGGTGCTTGAGGGCAAGCCTCTTGAAGTTTTTGGTGATGGTTCTCAAAGCAGGGACTTTACCTACATAGACGATATAGCGGAAGGGACTATTTTGGCTACAAAGCCTCTCGGGTATGAGGTTATAAACCTTGGAAACAACAAGCCACATACACTTTCGGAAGTTATATCTCTAATTGAAAAATACACAGGGAAAAAGGCTGTGCTTGAGCTCAAAGACTTTCACAAGGCAGACATGAAAGCCACATGGGCGGACATACAAAAGGCTCAAAGCCTTCTTGGCTGGAAGCCACAGGTAGACCTTGAGGAGGGAATAAGAAGAACCGTGGAGTGGAC
The Aquificaceae bacterium DNA segment above includes these coding regions:
- a CDS encoding SDR family NAD(P)-dependent oxidoreductase, producing the protein MKNFLITGCAGFIGWKTAEKLLQKGYSVVGLDNMNDYYDTRLKEYRLSLLKRYENFTFYLVDIENKESLKEVFKKHSFDCVINEAARAGVRYSIENPYVYFTTNTIGTLNLLELCKDFGIKKFVLASTSSLYAGQKMPFREDLPVNTPISPYAASKKSAEVLCYTYHYLYGIDVSIVRYFTVYGPAGRPDMSIFRFIKWVLEGKPLEVFGDGSQSRDFTYIDDIAEGTILATKPLGYEVINLGNNKPHTLSEVISLIEKYTGKKAVLELKDFHKADMKATWADIQKAQSLLGWKPQVDLEEGIRRTVEWTLENWAWVREVKV